The sequence CACAGACCAGGTCTAAGTGTGAGCCCGATGGGCAACACACATCAATAGTTTGGTGTCTGATTTATACTTATTTATGTTTTGACAAAAAATTTAAATAGTAATTTGATACTCAGAAATAAATATATGGCATTTTGTATACTACAGGTGGTTGACTTTTTACTAAATGGACCAGTTAATAAGGAAAACTTAGAGTTGAATTCCTTAAACAAGAGTGGTTTAACTCCTCTTGACATGCTACTAATGTTACAAAGTGAAGCCGGTGATCGAGAGATCGATGAAATTTTAATCCATGCCGGGGCACTAAAATCCGAAAAACTACAAACTTCAGAAGAACGACAACATCGACCACAAACAAGTCGTGAAGAATCTCGATCTCCATCTAAAAAAGTGTTGGAATATTTCAAATACAATAACCTCAAAGACTCTCCTCGCATAGTAAGAAACACGCTTCTAGTAATAGTCATACTTATCACGACTGCAACGTATCAAGCCACACTTAGTCCACCAGGGGGTGTTTGGCAGGACGATTCTAATCCATCTACGACAAATAATAGTAATACCACTTATGTGAAACCGCATATTGCAGGAAGAGCGGTAATGGGAACTCACAACCCGATAGCTTATAGTATATTTCTGTTTGCGAATTCAGTTGGGTTCTATACGTCGATATATATGTTCTACGTACTTACTGCAGCTTTTCCTTTGCGATTAGAATTGCAGTTTTGTCTGTTTGCACTCAGTACAACTTACAATACTTGTATGTTTGCAATTGCGCCAAATAATGCGATTGCATTTGCTTTTACGGGTACTTCAATCGCACTGCAGGCTATGATACCGATTGTAACCATGTTATGGAGGGACTATCTCCGTCGACCTAGAAGGGTGTCACCTTAGTTATGTCCACATTCGTAGTTTTTAAGATAAATAAAACATCACTGTAAAAAATATGAGTATGTGTATTGATGTTTTGAACTGGTTGCTAGTTATAGAGATATTGGCAAACACTTCTACAGTTGAGGATGTGATTGTTGTACAAGAACTACATGGTTTTCAACATCTTGTCCTTTTCTTGAGAGTATAACTTTGATTCAAATATTTTTATGTTTGTAGTTTTGCATAACGTTTTTGATAATTTACTTTGCTTTATAGGGGTGGTATATGTTAGACATATTAGTTAGGCCCTAGTTCAATATGTGAGTTTGGGTCTATTAGGTTTTAGATGTAGTCTAGGTTATCTTGTATCGCTATAAATACcgcatcaataatcaataatattcATGGGGTTTTCATTGTTCAACAAGGTATCAGTCGCTTCCTGTtcatttttaagtttattaacctCGAGTCACCGACTACTTAGTTGGTGATCCGGAGGGA comes from Rutidosis leptorrhynchoides isolate AG116_Rl617_1_P2 chromosome 4, CSIRO_AGI_Rlap_v1, whole genome shotgun sequence and encodes:
- the LOC139844063 gene encoding uncharacterized protein; the protein is MNRVLFQAAWNGDVDYLLKELDTNPSILHVTSLDGGENPLHISCLAGHLNFAFVVLKLRPKYSRELNQDGFSPLHIAAASGHIEIVKELLKADLGLCLVKGKDRRIPLHVAVVNGNVDVIKELLLASSDSVECITAQGETSIHLAAKNNQFEAFQVLVEHMKQANKEDLLNVQDSHGNTVLHIAASKKQYEVVDFLLNGPVNKENLELNSLNKSGLTPLDMLLMLQSEAGDREIDEILIHAGALKSEKLQTSEERQHRPQTSREESRSPSKKVLEYFKYNNLKDSPRIVRNTLLVIVILITTATYQATLSPPGGVWQDDSNPSTTNNSNTTYVKPHIAGRAVMGTHNPIAYSIFLFANSVGFYTSIYMFYVLTAAFPLRLELQFCLFALSTTYNTCMFAIAPNNAIAFAFTGTSIALQAMIPIVTMLWRDYLRRPRRVSP